A single genomic interval of Cervus elaphus chromosome 19, mCerEla1.1, whole genome shotgun sequence harbors:
- the LOC122675675 gene encoding keratin-associated protein 10-8-like isoform X3, with translation MAASTLSVCSSDLSYNCPESYCEPPCCAPSCCAPAPRLTLLCAPVSCESSPCCQPSCCTSSPCQQDCCEPVCCRPVCCRPVCCTPVCCTPVCCRPVCCESSPCSASLCCQPNPCSSVSCRPSSSVSLLCRPVCRPACCVPASSCQPSCCRPASCVSLLCRPACSRPACCIPTVAPEPCC, from the exons ATGGCCGCCTCCACCCTGTCTGTCTGCTCCAGCGACCTGAGCTACAACTGTCCAGAGAGCTACTGCGAGCCCCCCTGCTGTGCCCCCAGCTGCTGTGCCCCGGCCCCCCGCCTGACCCTCCTCTGTGCCCCAGTGAGCTGCGAGTCCAGCCCCTGCTGCCAGCCCTCCTGCTGCACCTCCTCCCCCTGCCAGCAAGACTGCTGTGAGCCCGTCTGCTGCAG GCCCGTCTGCTGCAGGCCGGTCTGCTGCACGCCTGTCTGTTGCACGCCTGTCTGCTGCAGGCCCGTGTGCTGTGAGTCCTCCCCTTGCTCAGCCTCCTTGTGCTGCCAGCCCAACCCCTGCTCCTCGGTCAGTTGCAGACCCTCCTCCTCCGTGTCCCTGCTCTGCCGTCCTGTGTGCCGCCCCGCCTGCTGCGTGCCCGCCTCCTcctgccagcccagctgctgccgcCCGGCCTCCTGCGTGTCCCTGCTCTGCCGGCCCGCGTGCTCCCGCCCTGCTTGCTGCATCCCAACTGTGGCCCCGGAGCCCTGTTGCTGA
- the LOC122675675 gene encoding keratin-associated protein 10-8-like isoform X2, which yields MAASTLSVCSSDLSYNCPESYCEPPCCAPSCCAPAPRLTLLCAPVSCESSPCCQPSCCTSSPCQQDCCEPVCCRPVCCRPVCCRPVCCTPVCCTPVCCRPVCCESSPCSASLCCQPNPCSSVSCRPSSSVSLLCRPVCRPACCVPASSCQPSCCRPASCVSLLCRPACSRPACCIPTVAPEPCC from the exons ATGGCCGCCTCCACCCTGTCTGTCTGCTCCAGCGACCTGAGCTACAACTGTCCAGAGAGCTACTGCGAGCCCCCCTGCTGTGCCCCCAGCTGCTGTGCCCCGGCCCCCCGCCTGACCCTCCTCTGTGCCCCAGTGAGCTGCGAGTCCAGCCCCTGCTGCCAGCCCTCCTGCTGCACCTCCTCCCCCTGCCAGCAAGACTGCTGTGAGCCCGTCTGCTGCAGGCCCGTCTGCTGCAG GCCCGTCTGCTGCAGGCCGGTCTGCTGCACGCCTGTCTGTTGCACGCCTGTCTGCTGCAGGCCCGTGTGCTGTGAGTCCTCCCCTTGCTCAGCCTCCTTGTGCTGCCAGCCCAACCCCTGCTCCTCGGTCAGTTGCAGACCCTCCTCCTCCGTGTCCCTGCTCTGCCGTCCTGTGTGCCGCCCCGCCTGCTGCGTGCCCGCCTCCTcctgccagcccagctgctgccgcCCGGCCTCCTGCGTGTCCCTGCTCTGCCGGCCCGCGTGCTCCCGCCCTGCTTGCTGCATCCCAACTGTGGCCCCGGAGCCCTGTTGCTGA
- the LOC122675675 gene encoding keratin-associated protein 10-8-like isoform X1 — translation MAASTLSVCSSDLSYNCPESYCEPPCCAPSCCAPAPRLTLLCAPVSCESSPCCQPSCCTSSPCQQDCCEPVCCRPVCCRPVCCEPVCCSPVCCRPVCCRPVCCTPVCCTPVCCRPVCCESSPCSASLCCQPNPCSSVSCRPSSSVSLLCRPVCRPACCVPASSCQPSCCRPASCVSLLCRPACSRPACCIPTVAPEPCC, via the coding sequence ATGGCCGCCTCCACCCTGTCTGTCTGCTCCAGCGACCTGAGCTACAACTGTCCAGAGAGCTACTGCGAGCCCCCCTGCTGTGCCCCCAGCTGCTGTGCCCCGGCCCCCCGCCTGACCCTCCTCTGTGCCCCAGTGAGCTGCGAGTCCAGCCCCTGCTGCCAGCCCTCCTGCTGCACCTCCTCCCCCTGCCAGCAAGACTGCTGTGAGCCCGTCTGCTGCAGGCCCGTCTGCTGCAGGCCCGTCTGCTGTGAGCCCGTCTGCTGCAGCCCAGTCTGCTGTAGGCCCGTCTGCTGCAGGCCGGTCTGCTGCACGCCTGTCTGTTGCACGCCTGTCTGCTGCAGGCCCGTGTGCTGTGAGTCCTCCCCTTGCTCAGCCTCCTTGTGCTGCCAGCCCAACCCCTGCTCCTCGGTCAGTTGCAGACCCTCCTCCTCCGTGTCCCTGCTCTGCCGTCCTGTGTGCCGCCCCGCCTGCTGCGTGCCCGCCTCCTcctgccagcccagctgctgccgcCCGGCCTCCTGCGTGTCCCTGCTCTGCCGGCCCGCGTGCTCCCGCCCTGCTTGCTGCATCCCAACTGTGGCCCCGGAGCCCTGTTGCTGA
- the LOC122675674 gene encoding keratin-associated protein 10-8-like isoform X4, which translates to MAASTLSVCSSDLSYNCPESYCEPPCCAPSCCAPAPRLTLLCAPVSCESSPCCQPSCCTSSPCQQDCCEPACCEPVCCRPVCCEPVCCRPVCCRPVCCEPVCCEPVCCRPVCCRPVCCEASPCSAPSSCCRPSSSVSLLCRPVCRPACCIPASSCQPSCCRPASCVSLLCQPTCSRPACCVPASEPCC; encoded by the exons ATGGCCGCCTCCACCCTGTCTGTCTGCTCCAGCGACCTGAGCTACAACTGTCCAGAGAGCTACTGCGAGCCCCCCTGCTGTGCCCCCAGCTGCTGTGCCCCGGCCCCCCGCCTGACCCTCCTCTGTGCCCCAGTGAGCTGCGAGTCCAGCCCCTGCTGCCAGCCCTCCTGCTGTACCTCCTCCCCCTGCCAGCAAGACTGCTGTGAGCCC GCCTGCTGTGAGCCCGTCTGCTGCAGGCCCGTATGCTGCGAGCCCGTCTGCTGCAGGCCCGTCTGCTGCAGGCCCGTCTGCTGCGAGCCCGTCTGCTGCGAGCCTGTCTGCTGCAGGCCCGTGTGCTGCAGGCCCGTGTGCTGTGAGGCCTCCCCCTGCTcagccccctcctcctgctgCAGACCCTCCTCCTCCGTGTCCCTCCTCTGCCGCCCCGTGTGCCGCCCCGCCTGCTGCATCCCCGCCTCCTcctgccagcccagctgctgccgcCCGGCCTCCTGTGTATCCCTGCTCTGCCAGCCCACATGTTCCCGCCCTGCTTGCTGCGTCCCTGCCTCAGAGCCCTGCTGCTAA
- the LOC122675674 gene encoding keratin-associated protein 10-8-like isoform X3: MAASTLSVCSSDLSYNCPESYCEPPCCAPSCCAPAPRLTLLCAPVSCESSPCCQPSCCTSSPCQQDCCEPVCCEPVCCEPVCCRPVCCEPVCCRPVCCRPVCCEPVCCEPVCCRPVCCRPVCCEASPCSAPSSCCRPSSSVSLLCRPVCRPACCIPASSCQPSCCRPASCVSLLCQPTCSRPACCVPASEPCC; encoded by the exons ATGGCCGCCTCCACCCTGTCTGTCTGCTCCAGCGACCTGAGCTACAACTGTCCAGAGAGCTACTGCGAGCCCCCCTGCTGTGCCCCCAGCTGCTGTGCCCCGGCCCCCCGCCTGACCCTCCTCTGTGCCCCAGTGAGCTGCGAGTCCAGCCCCTGCTGCCAGCCCTCCTGCTGTACCTCCTCCCCCTGCCAGCAAGACTGCTGTGAGCCCGTCTGCTGCGAGCCCGTCTGCTGTGAGCCCGTCTGCTGCAG GCCCGTATGCTGCGAGCCCGTCTGCTGCAGGCCCGTCTGCTGCAGGCCCGTCTGCTGCGAGCCCGTCTGCTGCGAGCCTGTCTGCTGCAGGCCCGTGTGCTGCAGGCCCGTGTGCTGTGAGGCCTCCCCCTGCTcagccccctcctcctgctgCAGACCCTCCTCCTCCGTGTCCCTCCTCTGCCGCCCCGTGTGCCGCCCCGCCTGCTGCATCCCCGCCTCCTcctgccagcccagctgctgccgcCCGGCCTCCTGTGTATCCCTGCTCTGCCAGCCCACATGTTCCCGCCCTGCTTGCTGCGTCCCTGCCTCAGAGCCCTGCTGCTAA
- the LOC122675674 gene encoding keratin-associated protein 10-8-like isoform X2 gives MAASTLSVCSSDLSYNCPESYCEPPCCAPSCCAPAPRLTLLCAPVSCESSPCCQPSCCTSSPCQQDCCEPVCCEPVCCEPVCCRPVCCEPVCCRPVCCRPVCCEPVCCEPVCCRPVCCRPVCCEASPCSAPSSCCRPSSSVSLLCRPVCRPACCIPASSCQPSCCRPASCVSLLCQPTCSRPACCVPASEPCC, from the exons ATGGCCGCCTCCACCCTGTCTGTCTGCTCCAGCGACCTGAGCTACAACTGTCCAGAGAGCTACTGCGAGCCCCCCTGCTGTGCCCCCAGCTGCTGTGCCCCGGCCCCCCGCCTGACCCTCCTCTGTGCCCCAGTGAGCTGCGAGTCCAGCCCCTGCTGCCAGCCCTCCTGCTGTACCTCCTCCCCCTGCCAGCAAGACTGCTGTGAGCCCGTCTGCTGCGAGCCCGT CTGCTGTGAGCCCGTCTGCTGCAGGCCCGTATGCTGCGAGCCCGTCTGCTGCAGGCCCGTCTGCTGCAGGCCCGTCTGCTGCGAGCCCGTCTGCTGCGAGCCTGTCTGCTGCAGGCCCGTGTGCTGCAGGCCCGTGTGCTGTGAGGCCTCCCCCTGCTcagccccctcctcctgctgCAGACCCTCCTCCTCCGTGTCCCTCCTCTGCCGCCCCGTGTGCCGCCCCGCCTGCTGCATCCCCGCCTCCTcctgccagcccagctgctgccgcCCGGCCTCCTGTGTATCCCTGCTCTGCCAGCCCACATGTTCCCGCCCTGCTTGCTGCGTCCCTGCCTCAGAGCCCTGCTGCTAA
- the LOC122675674 gene encoding keratin-associated protein 10-8-like isoform X1 produces the protein MAASTLSVCSSDLSYNCPESYCEPPCCAPSCCAPAPRLTLLCAPVSCESSPCCQPACSSSCLALGCQQSSCQSSCCTSSPCPQACCEPVCCRPVCCEPVCCRPVCCRPVCCEPVCCEPVCCRPVCCRPVCCEASPCSAPSSCCRPSSSVSLLCRPVCRPACCIPASSCQPSCCRPASCVSLLCQPTCSRPACCVPASEPCC, from the coding sequence ATGGCCGCCTCCACCCTGTCTGTCTGCTCCAGCGACCTGAGCTACAACTGTCCAGAGAGCTACTGCGAGCCCCCCTGCTGTGCCCCCAGCTGCTGTGCCCCGGCCCCCCGCCTGACCCTCCTCTGTGCCCCAGTGAGCTGCGAGTCCAGCCCCTGCTGCCAGCCAGCCTGCAGCAGTTCCTGCCTGGCCTTGGGCTGCCAGCAGTCTAGCTGCCAGTCCTCCTGCTgcacctcctccccctgcccgcAGGCCTGCTGTGAGCCCGTCTGCTGCAGGCCCGTATGCTGCGAGCCCGTCTGCTGCAGGCCCGTCTGCTGCAGGCCCGTCTGCTGCGAGCCCGTCTGCTGCGAGCCTGTCTGCTGCAGGCCCGTGTGCTGCAGGCCCGTGTGCTGTGAGGCCTCCCCCTGCTcagccccctcctcctgctgCAGACCCTCCTCCTCCGTGTCCCTCCTCTGCCGCCCCGTGTGCCGCCCCGCCTGCTGCATCCCCGCCTCCTcctgccagcccagctgctgccgcCCGGCCTCCTGTGTATCCCTGCTCTGCCAGCCCACATGTTCCCGCCCTGCTTGCTGCGTCCCTGCCTCAGAGCCCTGCTGCTAA
- the LOC122675672 gene encoding keratin-associated protein 10-8-like isoform X3 — MAASTLSVCSSDLSYNCPESYCEPPCCAPSCCAPAPRLTLLCAPVSCESSPCCQPACSSSCPALGCQQSSCQSSCCTSSPCPQACCEPVCCRPVCCRPACCEPACCEPVCCRPVCCRPVCCEASPCSAPSSCCRPSSSVSLLCRPVCRPACCIPASSCQPSCCRPASSVSLLCQPACSRPACYVPISTPEPCC, encoded by the exons ATGGCCGCCTCCACCCTGTCTGTCTGCTCCAGTGACCTGAGCTACAACTGTCCAGAGAGCTACTGCGAGCCCCCCTGCTGTGCCCCCAGCTGCTGCGCCCCGGCCCCCCGCCTGACCCTCCTCTGTGCCCCAGTGAGCTGCGAGTCCAGCCCCTGCTGCCAGCCAGCCTGCAGCAGCTCCTGCCCAGCCTTGGGCTGCCAGCAGTCTAGCTGCCAGTCCTCCTGCTGCACTTCCTCTCCCTGCCCGCAGGCCTGCTGTGAGCCCGTCTGCTGCAGGCCTGTCTGCTGCAGGCCT GCCTGCTGTGAGCCTGCCTGCTGTGAGCCCGTCTGCTGCAGGCCTGTCTGCTGCAGGCCTGTGTGCTGTGAGGCCTCCCCCTGCTCAGCCCCCTCGTCCTGCTGCAGACCCTCCTCCTCCGTGTCCCTCCTCTGCCGCCCCGTGTGCCGCCCCGCCTGCTGCATCCCCGCCTCCTcctgccagcccagctgctgccgcCCGGCCTCCTCTGTGTCCCTCCTCTGCCAGCCCGCATGCTCCCGCCCCGCCTGCTATGTCCCCATCTCCACCCCAGAGCCCTGCTGCTGA
- the LOC122675672 gene encoding keratin-associated protein 10-8-like isoform X4, translating to MAASTLSVCSSDLSYNCPESYCEPPCCAPSCCAPAPRLTLLCAPVSCESSPCCQPACSSSCPALGCQQSSCQSSCCTSSPCPQACCEPVCCRPVCCRPVCCRPVCCEASPCSAPSSCCRPSSSVSLLCRPVCRPACCIPASSCQPSCCRPASSVSLLCQPACSRPACYVPISTPEPCC from the exons ATGGCCGCCTCCACCCTGTCTGTCTGCTCCAGTGACCTGAGCTACAACTGTCCAGAGAGCTACTGCGAGCCCCCCTGCTGTGCCCCCAGCTGCTGCGCCCCGGCCCCCCGCCTGACCCTCCTCTGTGCCCCAGTGAGCTGCGAGTCCAGCCCCTGCTGCCAGCCAGCCTGCAGCAGCTCCTGCCCAGCCTTGGGCTGCCAGCAGTCTAGCTGCCAGTCCTCCTGCTGCACTTCCTCTCCCTGCCCGCAGGCCTGCTGTGAGCCCGTCTGCTGCAGGCCTGTCTGCTGCAG GCCTGTCTGCTGCAGGCCTGTGTGCTGTGAGGCCTCCCCCTGCTCAGCCCCCTCGTCCTGCTGCAGACCCTCCTCCTCCGTGTCCCTCCTCTGCCGCCCCGTGTGCCGCCCCGCCTGCTGCATCCCCGCCTCCTcctgccagcccagctgctgccgcCCGGCCTCCTCTGTGTCCCTCCTCTGCCAGCCCGCATGCTCCCGCCCCGCCTGCTATGTCCCCATCTCCACCCCAGAGCCCTGCTGCTGA